The genomic stretch CCCAAGCCGATCCCAATCGTTGGCAACATCTGGTTTGGGTACTCAATCAACAGCGTGTGCCGGTACATTGGCGGATCAATTATCCAGCCAAGGCACAACAAACGCCACTGCTTGGCCAGTATTATCGGGTGACGGGTCAAGTCAAAGCGGCACACAGCTATGCAATCGCTGGGGTGTTTGATCAAGAGCGCTGGTGGTTGCAACAGAATATTATGGGGAGCTTGCAGGTAGAGACCATTCAATGGTTGAGCCCTGAACAAGTCGCAGCATTGGGTTATCGGGACTTTGTGCATCAACAGCAGTCCTTATTTGCACGAATGGCTTTGCAGGTTGCAGTACAGCGACTGAGTTTTAGAGATTTTATTGCGACACATCCATTCCAAAATTCAGGGTTATTGCTGGCTTTGTTGACAGGGGATGAGAGCTTACTTGCAGCAGATACACAGCAATTATTTCAAAGGCTGGGTATTTCACATCTGTTGGCCATTTCAGGGCCACATGTATTGATCTTTGCCATGCTCTTCTGCTTTGTGTTTATGCGATTGCTTCATTGGCTTTGTCCATTACTTTTACTGCGGATCGCCCGACCTTATTTATTGGTGTTGCCATTCTTACTGTGTGTTTGGTTCTATGCTGCATTGGTCGGTTTTGAAATTCCAGCCTTACGCACCTTAGTCAGTGTGCTGTTGATCAGTGGATTTTTGCTGATGAAGCAGGCCCTAGCACCGCTCAAGATTTTGCTGATCAGTGCCAGTCTTTTATTGTTATTTGACCCCTTTAGTGTGTTGTCTGCTGCATTTTGGCTGTCGTACGGGGCTTGTTTTATTTTGCTGCGGGTCTATCAGTCTTTGCAAATTCAGCGTACCAGAAAGCAACCTGCACACACGACATGGCAGTCATTTTGCTCATTTTTGTATCTGATGACCCTGTCGCAATGGAAAATTTTTATTGCGTTAGCACCGTTGATTATTTTGATGTTCCATCAAATTTCTTGGCTTGCACCGATTGCCAATTTTATCGCAGTACCGATGATTGGCAGTTTAATTGTACCGATTGAGGTCTTGGCAGCCAGTATAAGCCTGTATTTCCCTCGGTTGGCTGTGTATGGATTTCATCTTGCCGATTGGCTGTTACAGGCGTTGTTGCAGGGGCTTTTGTTTCTCGATCGTTATGCGCAGATAGGGCAGCAATATTTTGCCTTTAGTACTTGGCAAATCATAGGTTTAAGCATTGTTGTGGCGATGCTGTTGCTACCACAAGGGCTATTGCCACGTGCATGGATTGGCCTCGGTGCGCTGGCCTTGGCATTTTCACATAAATCACGGTCCGAATTTGAATTGAATATTTTAGATGTCGGCCAAGGACAGGCGATCTTTTTGGCTTTGCCGAAGCAGCAGATGATGATTGATGTGGGGGGTAAATATAACGAACAGCAATGGGGTATTGGTCAACAGGTGATTGTTCCCTATTTAATGGATCAAGGGATTTCGAGTTTAGATCTTGTGATTTTGTCACATCTGGATCAAGACCATAGCGGTGCTTTTGATTATATTCGCCAAGTTATTCCAGTGCAAAAACTGTATTCAAGTGAAGATGATCCACGCTTTGAAGGCATAGATTTTAATTATTGTTATGCAGGGCAGCAATGGCATTATGGGCAAATCAAGATAAGCGTGCTTTCACCACAGCAAGATCAATTGCAGCAAGCGCATCAAGATAAAAATGAACATTCATGTGTGATTTATATACAGGTACCGCAAGCAACACCATTTCAGAATTTTTTGATTATGGGCGATGCTGGTTGGAAAACAGAATATCAACTGTTACAGCAATATCCCGATTTAAAAGTCGATATCTTAGTGCTGGGTCATCATGGTAGTCGGCACAGTTCTTCTTATGCCTTTTTAAAACAGTTGCAGCCCAAGTGGGCCGTAGTTAGTGCTGGCAAGGACAACCGTTATGGGCATCCGAATCCAATGGTATTGGCGCGTTTAAAAGAGCTGTCAATTCCTGTATTGAGCACCATTGAATACGGTTCTGTTCAATTTTACTTGGATCGGCAGCAGATGAAGTGGCGTGTATATCGCGATCAACGGCGTTGGCTCAAGCAGCAACGCTGAAATGCATTGTTGCTATAGAGATCAACATACGGTTTTGATCTTACGTTTAACGCTCCAATGATGCGGTCGTTTCAATGTCGGCTACGGTGGTATCGATTGCTTGCTGTGCGAGGGCGAGTAGGGCTAAATGTTGTTGTTCGGCATGCTCGGCACGGACTTGAGCGACCTTGGCAATGGCTTCTGCTTTGGGCAGTTGATAAATATTGCCTAGGCTTGGATTGGCTTTGAAGCGTTTATAGCTCCAGTGATAATGTTCAGGATAGCGTTGGATCAACTGTTCTAAGCTGTGATGAATAATGGCTGTACCCGCTTGGGCGTTGACCTGATAGATATTTTCGTCAATTGGCTCAATATACATATGAAAATCTGAGCTTTCATTGCGTATTGCATAGATGAGCAAAGCACGGGCTTTGGTTTTTTGAATAAGCTTGGCACTTAAACTACTTGATGCCAAGGGAACACCAAAGTAATCGATCATCTCTCCACCGACATTTGGGGTATGGTCTGGCAAAATTG from Acinetobacter pullicarnis encodes the following:
- a CDS encoding DNA internalization-related competence protein ComEC/Rec2, yielding MSWVSQLQPIMFAMLGISLMLSILPRFDLRRMHSPLWRSIRLCTWMLSMALLGAVYADQALTKRLALRHLTQQPVTAIIYVDAIAQNAQADPNRWQHLVWVLNQQRVPVHWRINYPAKAQQTPLLGQYYRVTGQVKAAHSYAIAGVFDQERWWLQQNIMGSLQVETIQWLSPEQVAALGYRDFVHQQQSLFARMALQVAVQRLSFRDFIATHPFQNSGLLLALLTGDESLLAADTQQLFQRLGISHLLAISGPHVLIFAMLFCFVFMRLLHWLCPLLLLRIARPYLLVLPFLLCVWFYAALVGFEIPALRTLVSVLLISGFLLMKQALAPLKILLISASLLLLFDPFSVLSAAFWLSYGACFILLRVYQSLQIQRTRKQPAHTTWQSFCSFLYLMTLSQWKIFIALAPLIILMFHQISWLAPIANFIAVPMIGSLIVPIEVLAASISLYFPRLAVYGFHLADWLLQALLQGLLFLDRYAQIGQQYFAFSTWQIIGLSIVVAMLLLPQGLLPRAWIGLGALALAFSHKSRSEFELNILDVGQGQAIFLALPKQQMMIDVGGKYNEQQWGIGQQVIVPYLMDQGISSLDLVILSHLDQDHSGAFDYIRQVIPVQKLYSSEDDPRFEGIDFNYCYAGQQWHYGQIKISVLSPQQDQLQQAHQDKNEHSCVIYIQVPQATPFQNFLIMGDAGWKTEYQLLQQYPDLKVDILVLGHHGSRHSSSYAFLKQLQPKWAVVSAGKDNRYGHPNPMVLARLKELSIPVLSTIEYGSVQFYLDRQQMKWRVYRDQRRWLKQQR